The following are from one region of the Polyangiaceae bacterium genome:
- a CDS encoding SRPBCC family protein → MPRGGRLLVAASVATILAAAVPASADAAGLRPAPARRTLIQRRPADGLRPSERAELMNGAVVSRPLELDRDDGHYVGGVSYQLVRAAPQEVLAALADVSRLPAVLPRTKSARLVTQGDGERRVELEQGNGIVSASYTVVLRHDGPSTLRFWLDPTRPHGIRDVWGYFRVEPFDDSRCLITVAAAVDVGPGLVRLLFESRVQRVVLDTPRHIRDYIEPRALATR, encoded by the coding sequence ATGCCGCGTGGGGGTCGCCTCCTCGTCGCCGCATCCGTGGCCACGATCCTCGCAGCTGCCGTCCCTGCGTCGGCCGATGCTGCCGGTCTGCGCCCTGCGCCGGCCCGCCGCACGTTGATCCAACGTCGGCCCGCCGACGGCCTTCGGCCCAGCGAGCGCGCGGAGCTCATGAACGGCGCCGTCGTGTCACGACCGCTCGAGCTCGATCGCGACGACGGGCACTACGTCGGCGGCGTGTCGTATCAGCTGGTCCGCGCTGCGCCGCAGGAAGTGCTCGCCGCTCTGGCGGACGTGTCGCGGCTCCCTGCCGTGCTGCCCCGGACCAAGTCCGCGCGGCTCGTGACGCAGGGGGACGGGGAGCGTCGCGTGGAGCTCGAGCAGGGCAACGGCATCGTGTCGGCGAGCTACACCGTCGTGCTTCGTCACGACGGCCCGAGCACCCTGCGCTTCTGGCTCGATCCCACGCGGCCCCACGGCATTCGAGACGTCTGGGGCTACTTCCGGGTGGAGCCCTTCGACGACAGTCGCTGTCTCATCACCGTGGCGGCGGCGGTGGACGTGGGGCCCGGCTTGGTGCGGCTGTTGTTCGAGAGTCGGGTGCAGCGCGTGGTGCTCGATACGCCGCGACACATCCGCGACTACATCGAACCGCGCGCCCTGGCCACGCGCTGA